In a genomic window of Ranitomeya imitator isolate aRanImi1 chromosome 5, aRanImi1.pri, whole genome shotgun sequence:
- the LOC138638919 gene encoding zinc finger protein 665-like, with amino-acid sequence MDEDENNISRSIIDFTLEIISLLSGEDYTIEKTSGDCVTPIIHLHVSGRRSRSESPITEAPHSLMAEKKILDLSNEITELLTGEVPVRCQDAAVYFSMEEWESMEGQKDQYQDVRMKNNPTRSDQDKSNMTARILLLALEIIDLLKGKEHTVVKKTSGDRVTPCMSGGRSKSPNTEPLHSPTPEKKVLELANKITELLTEEVLLRCQDVALYFSMEEWDYVEGHWEQYKDVVVEEHRPLVSPENASDRSGGNVVLSLEYNVKEEDIMCQSSGENLSTLNVHREHLVKCKRSHPREKPYSCSECKKCFSDKYRLTRHQRIHTGEKPYSCSECEKGFINKSNLVLHEKRHKSEMPYSCSRCGKYFSQKSNLLKHKIIHQVKKPFSCSECGKCFIGKSHLVIHERIHTGEKPYSCSECEKCFSVKYFLLRHQRIHTGERPFLCSECGKCFIDKSDLGKHEKIHKEKPFSCSECGKCFGIKSCLVKHERIHTEEKPYSCSVCQKSFTFEASLISHQRIHTGVKPYSCSECGKCFLHKSTLNNHKSVHTEDKPYSCSECGKCFTRKSRLVTHNRIHTGEKPYSCSVCQKSFTQISTLIKHEKTHTGEKPYSCSKCQKVFRFKSSLTAHERIHTGNAYTCSECGKFFINKSNLMTHVKMHTEEKPYSCSECGKCFKEKSNIIAHRIIHTGEKPYSCSKCQKVFRFKSSLTAHETIHTGNAYTCSECGKFFKSKSNLMTHVKMHTEEKPYSCSECGKCFNTETLLSSHQRDHTGDNPVTCSECGICFIYESSLLRHKKIHVQSVENVSLNKSFQVKHQRSYTVEKPYSCSECGKCFISKDKLHSHQISRTQGGSCLI; translated from the exons ATGGACGAAGACGAGAACAACATTTCTAGAAGTATCATAGACTTCACCTTagagatcatctccctgctgagcggagag GATTACACCATAGAGAAGACATCAGGTGACtgtgtgactcccatcatccatctccatGTATCCGGAAGAAGGAGCAGGAGTGAGAGCCCCATCACAGAAGCCCCACACTCCCTGATGGCTGAAAAGAAGATCCTAGATCTCAGCAACGAGATCacagagctgctgactggagag GTTCCTGTCAGGTGTCAGGATgctgctgtctatttctccatggaggagtgggagtccaTGGAAGGACAGAAGGATCAGTACCAGGATGTCAGGATGAAAAATAACCCAACGAGGAGCGACCAGGACAAAAGCAACATGACTGCAAGAATATTACTCCTCGCCCTGGAGATAATCGACTTGTTAAAGGGAAAG GAGCACACGGTGGTGAAGAAGACGTCCGGTGACCGTGTGACGCCCTGTATGTCCGGAGGACGGAGCAAGAGCCCCAACACAGAACCCCTGCACTCCCCGACACCTGAGAAGAAGGTCCTTGAACTGGCCAACAAGATCACTGAGCTGCTGACcgaagag GTTCTTCTCAGGTGTCAGGACGTCGctctctatttctccatggaggagtgggattaTGTAGAAGGACACTGGGAGCAATATAAGGACGTTGTGGTGGAGGAGCATCGGCCTCTTGTATCACCAG aaaATGCAAGTGATCGTTCTGGAGGAAATGTCGTGTTATCTCTAGAGTATAATGTAAAAGAAGAGGATATCATGTGTCAGTCCTCAGGAGAAAACCTCAGTACTCTTAATGTACATCGAGAACATCTTGTTAAATGTAAGAGAAGTCACCCAAGAGAGAAGCCGTATTCTTGTTCAGAATGTAAGAAATGCTTTTCAGACAAATATCGTCTTACTAGACATCAGAGAatacatacaggagagaagccatattcatgttcagaatgtgagaagggTTTTATAAACAAATCAAATCTTGTTTTACATGAGAAAAGACACAAAAGTGAGATGCCGTATTCATGTTCAAGATGTGGGAAATATTTTTCCCAAAAATCTAACCTTCTTAAACATAAGATAATTCACCAAGTAaaaaagccgttttcatgttcagaatgcggaAAATGTTTTATAGGTAAATCACACCTTgttatacatgagagaattcacacaggagagaagccgtattcatgttccgaatgtgaaaaatgtttttctGTCAAATATTTTCttcttagacatcagagaattcatacaggagaaaggccatttttatgttcagaatgtggaaaatgttttatagaTAAATCAGATCTTGGTAAACATGAGAAAATTCACaaagagaagccgttttcatgttcagaatgtgggaaatgttttggtaTAAAATCATGCCTTGttaaacatgagagaattcacacagaagagaagccgtattcatgttcggtATGCCAGAAAAGTTTTACATTTGAAGCAAGTCTTAtttcacatcagagaattcacacaggtgtaAAGCcatattcctgttcagaatgtgggaaatgttttttacatAAATCAACTCTTAATAATCATAAGAGTGTTCACACGGAAgataagccatattcatgttcagaatgtggaaagtgttttacTAGAAAATCACGTCTTGTTACACATaacagaattcacacaggagagaagccatattcatgttcagtatGTCAAAAAAGTTTTACACAAATATCAACTCTTATTAAGCATGAGAAgactcatacaggagagaagccatattcatgttcaaaaTGTCAGAAAGTTTTTAGATTTAAATCAAGTCTTActgcacatgagagaattcacacaggaaatGCGtatacatgttcagaatgtggaaaattctTTATAAATAAGTCAAATCTTATGACTCATGTTAAAATGCACACAgaagaaaagccatattcatgctcagaatgtggaaaatgttttaaagaaAAATCAAATATTATTGCTCATAGGAtcattcatacaggagagaagccgtattcatgttcaaaaTGTCAGAAAGTTTTTAGATTTAAATCAAGTCTTACTGCACATGAGACAATTCACACAGGAAATGCGtatacatgttcagaatgtggaaaattctTTAAAAGTAAGTCAAATCTAATGACTCATGTGAAAATGCACACAgaagaaaagccatattcatgctcagaatgtggaaaatgttttaatactGAAACCCTGCTAAGTTCTCATCAAAGAGATCACACTGGAGACAATCCAGTTACATGTAGTGAATGTGGGATCTGTTTTATATATGAATCAAGTCTTCTCAGGCATAAGAaaattcatgttcagagtgtggaaaATGTTTCTTTAAACAAATCTTTTCAGGTGAAACATCAGAGAAGTTACACAGTAGAGAAGCCGtactcatgctcagaatgtggaaaatgctttattAGCAAAGACAAACTTCATAGTCATCAGATAAGTCGCACACAGGGGGGGAGCTGTTTAATATGA